CCAGAACCCGTTCGAGAACTGGACCCGCTCCACCGCAGACATCCTCGGCTATGTCTTCCTCCAAGTGGACTTCTCGGCGCCGGTCGATCAGATCCGGGCCCGGTTCGAGGAGATCCTGCGGCGTTCACCCGACTGGGACGGCAAGGTGGGGATCATGCAGGTCACCGACTCTGGGGAGAACACGATGCAGCTCCGCGCCCTGATGAGCTCACCCGACAGCGCGAGGTCATTTGACCTCCAGTGCGCGGTGCGGGAGCAGCTGATCGCTTACCTGCGTAGCGAACATCCTGGCGCGCTCCCCCGGACGAGGTCCGAGCTGGTTAACACGGAAGGTCATCCCATTTCGGCTAGGGACTTCGAGGCGGCGTTCCTGGGGCGTCATTAGCGGCTGTAGCAATCGTAGGGACGCGCAGGTGATCGAGGCTCCGCCGGTCTGGTATCCCTTGTGAGAACGTCGAGAGGAGACCGGCCGGAAATGCAGGTAGACGCGATTCTTTGCAATCACGCCGAAGCGGTGAACAATCAGCTGTACATCTCCGGTGGCGGGATCGAGCTGGCCCAGGCGCCGGCCGGCGCGATTCCGCCGCTCGTTGTCACCTTGGGCATCGGCATGGTCCTGACAGTGGGGTGGGCCCAGACCAACGAGCAGCATCAGATCGACATCGAGCTGCTGACCGAGGACGGCATTGCCGTCGACGTACCGACCGGCCCCGGGATCTTCGGGCCCCTGAAAGTTCAGTCATCGTTCAATGTGGGGCGCCCTCCCACCCTGACGATCGGCGACGACCAGCACGTGTGCCTCGCGGCGAACTTTCCCGGGCTGCCGCTTCCGGTCTTCGGGAAGTACGAGTTCGTGATCAAGGTCGACGGAGAAGTCGCCAGAACACTTCCTTACCGGGTGGCCGCGGCGAGCCCGACCGGAACGGTCGTCACTTGACCACCGCCGACTCGGGATAGAGGGGAAGCAAAGGCGCGAGGTGCGCAGTAGAGAAAAGAACGCACCAAAGGCGTCGTTGTTACTCCGTTGACGACTAAGTGAGGTTGCCCGGCCACGATCGGTGCTAGTTCAGCGAGCCGACAAGGGGTCTAGGGGCAGTGAAAGCACTAATCGTCATAGCTGGGATCGCAGCCGTGATCCGCCTCGCGACCGCGCTCGACCCCGGGGCGACAGCGATCGTCGTCGGGGTCCTGGCTGTTGCAGCAGCCGGCTACGGCTTGTGGTCCAACCGACGCTCGCATTGGGCGGGCTGGCTCGTCTCGTGGTTTCTCATCGCTGCCGGGCTGGTAACCAACGTCGTGGCCGTCATCGTCCAGGGGTGGCACGGCATCAGGATCGTCCCCGAGGGCACCGTTCCTCTGACGTTGACCCTGATAGGTGGGGCGTTCGCTGTCGCCGGCCTGGGGTCGTTGTTGCACCAACGCCTTCCAACTCGTCTGGTCGAGTCGCTCTCGGCCGCGGTTGTGTCAAGCGGAGCCCTCGCCTTTCCGTTGCTCGCCCTCGTCATCGTGCCTTCGCTGGGGTGGCACCCCGGTCGTGAGCTGACAGCCATCGCGCCTCCTCTTATGGACATCGTGACGCTGTGGATGTGCGTGTCGATCCTGTCGCTCACGAAGCGCCATCCCGTCGCATATCGCTACCTGCTCGGCGGGTTCCTCTGCGTTTTCGTTGCCCACTCCGCGGTGGCAGCCTCGCTGTTGGGTGGCTTCAACTCATCCCCGGTTCCTCTCAGTGCGGTTCTGCTGTGGGGGCTGTGCCTGTGGAGCTGCTCCGTCCTGCATCCCTCTCAGCGGCATGCCCTGGATCCCGTGCCTTTCCGTTCGACCCGCCCCGGATGGATCTACATCGGGCTCATGGTCGTCGGGGCTTTGGTCCCGCCGGCAGTGCTCTCCGCCAAAGCATTGCTGAAGATTCATAACAGCGTCGCCTTGTTCGCGGCTGGATCTGGAATCCTTCCCCTGCTGATCGTTGTCTACTTGACCTATCAGGTCTACACGCGGTCGGCGGCCGAGTACCGGGCTCAGCACGATCCCTTGACCGGCGTGTGCAACCGAGTTCTCTTCAACGACCGATTGGAAGCGGCACTCGCGAATTCGCGGCGCACAGGCCACGGTGTCGCGGTCATCTTCTTGGACCTTGATCGGTTCAAGAGCATCAACGACAGTCTTGGTCACGCAGTCGGGAACCAACTGCTTCAAGCGGTGGTCGCGCGACTGCAGAATCGGTTGAGGCCTCGCGACACGCTTGCTCGTATGGGAGGTGACGAGTTCACGATCCTCGTGCCCGACCTCGACGGGAAAGCCGTGAGCGCGAACGTCGCGGAAAGGATCCTCGGGGCGTTTTCGGAGCCATTCCACATCGGCGGGAAGCTCCTACCCGTGCAGGCGAGCATTGGTATCGCCGTTTCGCCTGACGACGGTGACGAGAGCGAGGCTCTTTTCAAGAACGCGGATACTGCGATGTACCAGGCGAAGGCGGCCGGTAGGAACACCTACGCCATCTACGACACGGCTATGAGCGCGAGGGCCGAGTTGCGTTTCGCGCTCGAGACCAGCCTGCGAAGCGCACTCGAGCGCGATCGGCTGGCTGTCCACTACCAGCCGAAGCTGTCGACGATCACGGGCGGGATCGTGGGCGTCGAGGCCCTCGCCCGCTGGCAGCATCCCCGCCTCGGGTTCATCCCGCCCGCGGCCTTCATCCCTCTGGCGGAGGAAACCAGCCTGATCGCGAGTCTCGGGGAGTGGGTGCTTGAAACCGCGTGCCTCCAAGCGCGGTCGTGGCAGGCGCAAGGTCTCCCGAGGGTTTCGGTGTCGGTAAACGTGTCGCCCCGCCAGTTCGTTCGTCAGTCTGTCGTTCGGCTGGTCGCCGACGTCCTCGATCGCACCGGGCTCGACCCCCGGCTCCTCGAGTTGGAAGTAACCGAGAGCGTTCTCGTCGAGCACATGCACGACACGTCGAAGAGCCTCGAAGAACTTCGATCGATGGGTGTGCGTTGCTCGATCGACGACTTCGGAACCGGATACAGCGCGCTCACATACCTGACCGACATGCCGGTTGACGCCATCAAGATCGATCCGTCCTTCGTCCGCCGCATCGATGCGACGACCGGGGCGGCCCCCATCGTCGGTGCGGTCATCGATCTTGCGCACAGCCTCGAGCTTCAGGTCGTCGCTGAGGGCGTAGAAACCGCGGCACAACTCGAGTTCCTGTCGGACCACGCGTGCGATCAAGTCCAGGGGTATTTGTTCAGCCCGCCGGTGCCGCCAGAGAAGATCGAGGAGTTCCTGCGCGACAAGGATGCGATCTTCGCAGGTGCAGAACTCATCGCATCGCGTCCTGGCGCAGCCTCCACGTCGCTCGTCCTTCCTCCCGCCAAACTGGCCGGGATCCTGACCGGGCTGAGCCAGAACGGCATTTGGGCCAATCAGCCCGACCGCGAGGATCTCGTGGCGATCCTGTCTGCTCTGCAATCGGACGACTTGATCACGATCGCCGGTCCCAGGGGTTTCCGTCGGGTTCCGGCCCGTATGGCCCTGGGCACGCTCGCCGGCTTGGCCTCGCTCACCGGAGGCCTGAGCGTCGCGGGAAGCATTCCCTCGGTTCGCCAGCTTGCGGGCGACATCCTGCAGCAGGCGACCGGCATCAGCCTCCCGGCCGGCGGCGGTCCGATTCCGAACACGTCGGGCCGGCTACTGGCGGACCCGAGCAGCGGAGGCGGCCACACTCGTTCAGCGTCGGTATGGGGTGGTTTCCCCAGCCGCACTGGTCTCGGAGTACACGGTGGCGTGGCTGGTGGAGACA
The sequence above is a segment of the Acidimicrobiales bacterium genome. Coding sequences within it:
- a CDS encoding EAL domain-containing protein, whose protein sequence is MKALIVIAGIAAVIRLATALDPGATAIVVGVLAVAAAGYGLWSNRRSHWAGWLVSWFLIAAGLVTNVVAVIVQGWHGIRIVPEGTVPLTLTLIGGAFAVAGLGSLLHQRLPTRLVESLSAAVVSSGALAFPLLALVIVPSLGWHPGRELTAIAPPLMDIVTLWMCVSILSLTKRHPVAYRYLLGGFLCVFVAHSAVAASLLGGFNSSPVPLSAVLLWGLCLWSCSVLHPSQRHALDPVPFRSTRPGWIYIGLMVVGALVPPAVLSAKALLKIHNSVALFAAGSGILPLLIVVYLTYQVYTRSAAEYRAQHDPLTGVCNRVLFNDRLEAALANSRRTGHGVAVIFLDLDRFKSINDSLGHAVGNQLLQAVVARLQNRLRPRDTLARMGGDEFTILVPDLDGKAVSANVAERILGAFSEPFHIGGKLLPVQASIGIAVSPDDGDESEALFKNADTAMYQAKAAGRNTYAIYDTAMSARAELRFALETSLRSALERDRLAVHYQPKLSTITGGIVGVEALARWQHPRLGFIPPAAFIPLAEETSLIASLGEWVLETACLQARSWQAQGLPRVSVSVNVSPRQFVRQSVVRLVADVLDRTGLDPRLLELEVTESVLVEHMHDTSKSLEELRSMGVRCSIDDFGTGYSALTYLTDMPVDAIKIDPSFVRRIDATTGAAPIVGAVIDLAHSLELQVVAEGVETAAQLEFLSDHACDQVQGYLFSPPVPPEKIEEFLRDKDAIFAGAELIASRPGAASTSLVLPPAKLAGILTGLSQNGIWANQPDREDLVAILSALQSDDLITIAGPRGFRRVPARMALGTLAGLASLTGGLSVAGSIPSVRQLAGDILQQATGISLPAGGGPIPNTSGRLLADPSSGGGHTRSASVWGGFPSRTGLGVHGGVAGGDTAMPGADTQAPTLGATPGLAVNSGSGDVPGAGGSSSGAGGSASGSGTAPAGGGTQGFSGGQGAGQGSGNGAGHGQGSGGGQGQGSGGGQGQGAGGGQGGGQGHGSGGGQGAGQGHGSGGGQGGGQGSGGGTGQGGGQGQGSGGGQGHGSGGGQGQGSGGGTGQGGGQGQGSGGGQGQGQGSSGGQGNGNANGSSQGNGQGTSGGASGGSVQGGQGTGQGQGQGSGGGQGNGTANGNANGKGSGGQQGSGGQQGSGNGNGAGGGAGQGSGQGQGQGAGQGQGAGGGQGAGGAQGQGSGGGQGAGQGNGSGNGAGQGSGQGQGGSTGNGNGSGQGQAAGGGQTQSSASAQGQTPGTSGQGQGTGHQGSGSGTGNGQGEGNGVQSSQTQGTGQGNGNLNGQGQGTDSGKGKGLG